One Athene noctua chromosome 28, bAthNoc1.hap1.1, whole genome shotgun sequence DNA window includes the following coding sequences:
- the SLC39A14 gene encoding metal cation symporter ZIP14 isoform X2 — protein MGALPMRPAERAPCAAGTGRSGRRRRRRERRHRRDTMIASAGPRGCCLLVLLCLLPCPRAWAGRDAAGPALSAASFLQDLLQRYGESETLSLKQLKALLNRLDVGVGHSNVSQPPQQRVNLSRCFSSVELFAIHNLSEGSAVGHSEFKEFCPTILQQLESGACASENLENEENEQTEESRPSSAEVWGYGFLCVTVISLCSLVGASVVPFMKKTFYKRLLLYFIALAIGTLYSNALFQLIPEAFGFNPQEDYYVSKSAVVFGGFYLFFFTEKVLKMLLKQKDQHHHGHSHYGPEALPSKKDQEEGITEKLQNGDLDHMIPHMTGELECKTPSGDEKVVVGSLSVQDLQASQSACYWLKEVRYSDIGTLAWMITLSDGLHNFIDGLAIGASFTVSVFQGISTSVAILCEEFPHELGDFVILLNAGMTIRQALFFNFISACCCYVGLAFGIVAGSHFSANWIFALAGGMFLYIALADMFPEMNEVSREDEQNGSTLITFAIQNAGLLTGFTIMVLLTMYSGQIQIG, from the exons CATCGCCGAGACACCATGATCGCCAGCGCAgggccccggggctgctgcctgctcgtgctgctctgccttctcccctgCCCGCGGgcctgggcaggcagggatgcggCAGGACCGgcgctctctgcagcctccttcctgCAGGATCTCCTCCAGCGGTACGGAGAGAGCGAAACTCTGAGCCTGAAGCAGCTCAAGGCCCTGCTGAACCGTCTGGACGTGGGAGTGGGACACTCCAACGTCTCCCAGCCGCCGCAGCAGCGGGTGAACCTCTCCCGG TGCTTCAGCTCCGTCGAGCTTTTCGCCATCCACAACCTGAGCGAGGGCtctgccgtggggcacagcgagTTCAAGGAGTTTTGCCCCaccatcctgcagcagctggagtcaGGGGCGTGCGCCTCCGAGAACctggaaaatgaggaaaatgagCAGACGGAGGAGAGCAGACCCAGCTCAGCTGAAG TCTGGGGTTACGGTTTCCTCTGCGTGACCGTCATCTCCCTCTGCTCGCTGGTGGGAGCCAGCGTGGTGCCCTTCATGAAGAAGACCTTTTACAAGCGGCTGCTCCTCTACTTCATAGCTCTGGCGATTGGAACTCTCTACTCCAAcgccctcttccagctcattCCCGAG GCATTTGGATTCAACCCTCAAGAAGATTATTATGTTTCCAAATCTGCCGTGGTGTTTGGGGGCTTCTACCTCTTCTTCTTCACGGAGAAGGTCCTGAAGATGCTCCTGAAGCAGAAGGACCAG caTCACCATGGGCACAGCCACTATGGCCCCGAGGCTCTGCCATCCAAGAAGGACCAGGAGGAGGGGATCACTGAGAAGCTGCAGAACGGGGACCTGGACCACATGATCCCACACATGACCGGCGAGCTGGAGTGCAAAACCCCCTCTGGGGATGAGAAGGTTGTGGTGGGCTCCCTCTCTGTTCAG GACCTGCAGGCCTCCCAGAGTGCGTGTTACTGGCTGAAGGAGGTGCGGTACTCCGACATCGGCACGCTGGCCTGGATGATCACCCTCAGCGACGGCCTCCACAACTTCATCGACGGGTTGGCCATCGGGGCCTCCTTCACCGTCTCCGTCTTCCAAGGGATCAGCACCTCCGTGGCCATCCTCTGCGAGGAGTTCCCGCACGAGCTGG GGGATTTTGTCATCCTGCTGAACGCCGGCATGACCATCCGCCAAGCGCTTTTCTTCAACTTCATCTCCGCCTGCTGCTGCTACGTGGGCTTGGCCTTTGGCATCGTGGCCGGTAGCCACTTCTCTGCCAACTGGATCTTCGCTCTGGCCGGGGGGATGTTTCTGTACATAGCACTGGCCGACATG TTCCCTGAAATGAATGAGGTGAGCCGGGAGGACGAGCAGAACGGCAGCACACTGATCACCTTCGCCATCCAGAACGCGGGGCTGCTGACGGGGTTCACCATCATGGTGCTGCTCACCATGTACTCTGGCCAGATCCAGATCGGGTAG
- the SLC39A14 gene encoding metal cation symporter ZIP14 isoform X3 — translation MIASAGPRGCCLLVLLCLLPCPRAWAGRDAAGPALSAASFLQDLLQRYGESETLSLKQLKALLNRLDVGVGHSNVSQPPQQRVNLSRCFSSVELFAIHNLSEGSAVGHSEFKEFCPTILQQLESGACASENLENEENEQTEESRPSSAEVWGYGFLCVTVISLCSLVGASVVPFMKKTFYKRLLLYFIALAIGTLYSNALFQLIPEAFGFNPQEDYYVSKSAVVFGGFYLFFFTEKVLKMLLKQKDQHHHGHSHYGPEALPSKKDQEEGITEKLQNGDLDHMIPHMTGELECKTPSGDEKVVVGSLSVQDLQASQSACYWLKEVRYSDIGTLAWMITLSDGLHNFIDGLAIGASFTVSVFQGISTSVAILCEEFPHELGDFVILLNAGMTIRQALFFNFISACCCYVGLAFGIVAGSHFSANWIFALAGGMFLYIALADMFPEMNEVSREDEQNGSTLITFAIQNAGLLTGFTIMVLLTMYSGQIQIG, via the exons ATGATCGCCAGCGCAgggccccggggctgctgcctgctcgtgctgctctgccttctcccctgCCCGCGGgcctgggcaggcagggatgcggCAGGACCGgcgctctctgcagcctccttcctgCAGGATCTCCTCCAGCGGTACGGAGAGAGCGAAACTCTGAGCCTGAAGCAGCTCAAGGCCCTGCTGAACCGTCTGGACGTGGGAGTGGGACACTCCAACGTCTCCCAGCCGCCGCAGCAGCGGGTGAACCTCTCCCGG TGCTTCAGCTCCGTCGAGCTTTTCGCCATCCACAACCTGAGCGAGGGCtctgccgtggggcacagcgagTTCAAGGAGTTTTGCCCCaccatcctgcagcagctggagtcaGGGGCGTGCGCCTCCGAGAACctggaaaatgaggaaaatgagCAGACGGAGGAGAGCAGACCCAGCTCAGCTGAAG TCTGGGGTTACGGTTTCCTCTGCGTGACCGTCATCTCCCTCTGCTCGCTGGTGGGAGCCAGCGTGGTGCCCTTCATGAAGAAGACCTTTTACAAGCGGCTGCTCCTCTACTTCATAGCTCTGGCGATTGGAACTCTCTACTCCAAcgccctcttccagctcattCCCGAG GCATTTGGATTCAACCCTCAAGAAGATTATTATGTTTCCAAATCTGCCGTGGTGTTTGGGGGCTTCTACCTCTTCTTCTTCACGGAGAAGGTCCTGAAGATGCTCCTGAAGCAGAAGGACCAG caTCACCATGGGCACAGCCACTATGGCCCCGAGGCTCTGCCATCCAAGAAGGACCAGGAGGAGGGGATCACTGAGAAGCTGCAGAACGGGGACCTGGACCACATGATCCCACACATGACCGGCGAGCTGGAGTGCAAAACCCCCTCTGGGGATGAGAAGGTTGTGGTGGGCTCCCTCTCTGTTCAG GACCTGCAGGCCTCCCAGAGTGCGTGTTACTGGCTGAAGGAGGTGCGGTACTCCGACATCGGCACGCTGGCCTGGATGATCACCCTCAGCGACGGCCTCCACAACTTCATCGACGGGTTGGCCATCGGGGCCTCCTTCACCGTCTCCGTCTTCCAAGGGATCAGCACCTCCGTGGCCATCCTCTGCGAGGAGTTCCCGCACGAGCTGG GGGATTTTGTCATCCTGCTGAACGCCGGCATGACCATCCGCCAAGCGCTTTTCTTCAACTTCATCTCCGCCTGCTGCTGCTACGTGGGCTTGGCCTTTGGCATCGTGGCCGGTAGCCACTTCTCTGCCAACTGGATCTTCGCTCTGGCCGGGGGGATGTTTCTGTACATAGCACTGGCCGACATG TTCCCTGAAATGAATGAGGTGAGCCGGGAGGACGAGCAGAACGGCAGCACACTGATCACCTTCGCCATCCAGAACGCGGGGCTGCTGACGGGGTTCACCATCATGGTGCTGCTCACCATGTACTCTGGCCAGATCCAGATCGGGTAG
- the SLC39A14 gene encoding metal cation symporter ZIP14 isoform X1, giving the protein METLPGSTQVLPALPDTWSGFCSGRSGPLPATRPGRRRGCKPHRRDTMIASAGPRGCCLLVLLCLLPCPRAWAGRDAAGPALSAASFLQDLLQRYGESETLSLKQLKALLNRLDVGVGHSNVSQPPQQRVNLSRCFSSVELFAIHNLSEGSAVGHSEFKEFCPTILQQLESGACASENLENEENEQTEESRPSSAEVWGYGFLCVTVISLCSLVGASVVPFMKKTFYKRLLLYFIALAIGTLYSNALFQLIPEAFGFNPQEDYYVSKSAVVFGGFYLFFFTEKVLKMLLKQKDQHHHGHSHYGPEALPSKKDQEEGITEKLQNGDLDHMIPHMTGELECKTPSGDEKVVVGSLSVQDLQASQSACYWLKEVRYSDIGTLAWMITLSDGLHNFIDGLAIGASFTVSVFQGISTSVAILCEEFPHELGDFVILLNAGMTIRQALFFNFISACCCYVGLAFGIVAGSHFSANWIFALAGGMFLYIALADMFPEMNEVSREDEQNGSTLITFAIQNAGLLTGFTIMVLLTMYSGQIQIG; this is encoded by the exons ATGGAAACCCTCCCTGGCAGCACGCAGGTCCTGCCTGCGCTGCCAGACACGTGGAGCGGCTTTTGCTCGGGAAGGTCGGGACCGCTGCCCGCAACGCGtcctggcaggaggagggggtgCAAACCG CATCGCCGAGACACCATGATCGCCAGCGCAgggccccggggctgctgcctgctcgtgctgctctgccttctcccctgCCCGCGGgcctgggcaggcagggatgcggCAGGACCGgcgctctctgcagcctccttcctgCAGGATCTCCTCCAGCGGTACGGAGAGAGCGAAACTCTGAGCCTGAAGCAGCTCAAGGCCCTGCTGAACCGTCTGGACGTGGGAGTGGGACACTCCAACGTCTCCCAGCCGCCGCAGCAGCGGGTGAACCTCTCCCGG TGCTTCAGCTCCGTCGAGCTTTTCGCCATCCACAACCTGAGCGAGGGCtctgccgtggggcacagcgagTTCAAGGAGTTTTGCCCCaccatcctgcagcagctggagtcaGGGGCGTGCGCCTCCGAGAACctggaaaatgaggaaaatgagCAGACGGAGGAGAGCAGACCCAGCTCAGCTGAAG TCTGGGGTTACGGTTTCCTCTGCGTGACCGTCATCTCCCTCTGCTCGCTGGTGGGAGCCAGCGTGGTGCCCTTCATGAAGAAGACCTTTTACAAGCGGCTGCTCCTCTACTTCATAGCTCTGGCGATTGGAACTCTCTACTCCAAcgccctcttccagctcattCCCGAG GCATTTGGATTCAACCCTCAAGAAGATTATTATGTTTCCAAATCTGCCGTGGTGTTTGGGGGCTTCTACCTCTTCTTCTTCACGGAGAAGGTCCTGAAGATGCTCCTGAAGCAGAAGGACCAG caTCACCATGGGCACAGCCACTATGGCCCCGAGGCTCTGCCATCCAAGAAGGACCAGGAGGAGGGGATCACTGAGAAGCTGCAGAACGGGGACCTGGACCACATGATCCCACACATGACCGGCGAGCTGGAGTGCAAAACCCCCTCTGGGGATGAGAAGGTTGTGGTGGGCTCCCTCTCTGTTCAG GACCTGCAGGCCTCCCAGAGTGCGTGTTACTGGCTGAAGGAGGTGCGGTACTCCGACATCGGCACGCTGGCCTGGATGATCACCCTCAGCGACGGCCTCCACAACTTCATCGACGGGTTGGCCATCGGGGCCTCCTTCACCGTCTCCGTCTTCCAAGGGATCAGCACCTCCGTGGCCATCCTCTGCGAGGAGTTCCCGCACGAGCTGG GGGATTTTGTCATCCTGCTGAACGCCGGCATGACCATCCGCCAAGCGCTTTTCTTCAACTTCATCTCCGCCTGCTGCTGCTACGTGGGCTTGGCCTTTGGCATCGTGGCCGGTAGCCACTTCTCTGCCAACTGGATCTTCGCTCTGGCCGGGGGGATGTTTCTGTACATAGCACTGGCCGACATG TTCCCTGAAATGAATGAGGTGAGCCGGGAGGACGAGCAGAACGGCAGCACACTGATCACCTTCGCCATCCAGAACGCGGGGCTGCTGACGGGGTTCACCATCATGGTGCTGCTCACCATGTACTCTGGCCAGATCCAGATCGGGTAG